The Macadamia integrifolia cultivar HAES 741 unplaced genomic scaffold, SCU_Mint_v3 scaffold478, whole genome shotgun sequence genome includes a region encoding these proteins:
- the LOC122068894 gene encoding transcription factor MYB4-like, with product MGRGRAPCCDKAGLKNGPWTPAEDLRLIAFIQNHGHGNWRALPKLAGLLRCGKSCRLRWTNYLRPDIKRGNFTNEEEETIIKLHEMLGNKWSKIASNLPGRTDNEIKNVWNTHLKKRLANLKGQNPSGNEHKEVSVSVTTSSFSSSSSISYSNQVIGRKSEPNGHNLSVSESPTEELEKKHGSLVDEAVPIQWNDFPDVFENHDTKKLRRSPSSSSCSSSSLDSIQVDGSRLEEQTCFKDVDDQDISEQILEIPYEPNLDLWDMLEDDMSFSTSIILEENLETKDIESMSWVTNLENELGLQATCDEVDPLLSTPSSKEILVKAENDPIITYFQMWPSSPLNFNL from the exons ATGGGTAGGGGGCGAGCTCCCTGTTGTGACAAGGCCGGATTGAAAAATGGTCCATGGACCCCTGCAGAGGACTTGAGACTCATTGCCTTCATTCAGAACCATGGACATGGCAACTGGCGTGCTCTCCCTAAACTAGCAg GATTGCTGCGTTGTGGGAAGAGTTGCCGATTGAGATGGACTAATTACCTTCGACCCGACATCAAGAGGGGGAATTTCACTAATGAAGAGGAGGAAACTATAATTAAGCTACATGAAATGCTTGGAAACAA GTGGTCAAAAATTGCTTCTAACTTACCTGGGAGAACTGACAATGAGATTAAGAATGTGTGGAATACACACTTGAAGAAGCGATTAGCTAATTTGAAAGGACAAAACCCTTCTGGGAATGAGCACAAAGAAGTGTCTGTGTCTGTCACTACCTCCTCATTTTCCTCCAGTTCATCTATATCTTACTCTAATCAAGTTATAGGTAGAAAGAGTGAACCAAATGGCCATAATTTATCTGTGTCTGAGAGCCCAACTGAGGAATTGGAGAAGAAGCATGGGTCCCTAGTTGATGAAGCAGTCCCAATCCAATGGAATGATTTCCCCGATGTGTTCGAGAACCATGATACCAAGAAACTCCGGAGATCGCCGTCGTCGTCATCTTGTAGTTCATCTAGTTTAGATTCAATCCAAGTTGATGGGTCTAGACTAGAAGAACAAACATGTTTTAAGGACGTGGACGACCAAGATATCTCAGAACAGATACTTGAAATACCATATGAGCCTAACCTAGACTTATGGGACATGTTAGAAGATGATATGAGTTTTTCTACATCAATTATATTGGAAGAAAACCTAGAAACAAAGGATATAGAAAGTATGAGTTGGGTGACAAACTTAGAAAATGAACTTGGACTTCAAGCAACTTGTGATGAAGTTGATCCACTTCTCTCTACTCCTTCCTCTAAAGAGATTCTGGTGAAGGCTGAAAATGATCCAATTATAACTTATTTTCAAATGTGGCCATCTTCACCATTGAATTTTAATCTgtaa